One Malus domestica chromosome 11, GDT2T_hap1 genomic region harbors:
- the LOC103405686 gene encoding large ribosomal subunit protein P2B-like, giving the protein MKVVAAYLLAVLGGKTSPSAADLKDILGSVGAEADSDKIELLLSEVKGKDITELIASGREKLASVPSGGGAVAYSAPAAGGGGGAAAPAAAEQKKEEKVEEKEESDDDMGFSLFD; this is encoded by the exons ATGAAGGTTGTTGCTGCATACTTGCTCGCTGTTTTGGGAGGGAAGACGAGCCCCTCAGCTGCTGACTTGAAGGACATTCTTGGATCAG TTGGAGCCGAGGCTGACAGTGACAAGATTGAGTTGCTATTGTCCGAAGTCAAGGGAAAAGATATCACCGAGCTAATTGCATCTGGAAGGGAGAAGTTGGCATCTGTTCCATCTGGTGGCGGTGCAGTTGCTTATTCCGCACCTGCAGCTGGCGGTGGTGGTGGGGCTGCTGCTCCTGCCGCTGCCGagcagaagaaggaggagaaggtggaagaaaaggaagaatcaGACGAT GATATGGGTTTCAGCCTTTTCGACTAA